The following are encoded together in the Pseudodesulfovibrio indicus genome:
- a CDS encoding transporter substrate-binding domain-containing protein, whose protein sequence is MRSFVLPLALALCCCLSARAEETPSHALRSASELDYPPLALTLPDGTADGFSVDLLKEVSKQAGFMIRFKTGPWAAIKKDLAEGRLDVLPLVSYSPERDAVFDFSIPYLQMHGTIFVRKGTDDIHGEHDLRDKEVLVMRGDTAEEYALKNNLAGRLIRTKDYSEAMSLLSQGHYDAVLVQQVVGWQIINKLGLKNVVDVLPPREPSRARRARA, encoded by the coding sequence ATGAGAAGCTTTGTTCTCCCCCTGGCCCTGGCCCTTTGCTGTTGCCTTTCGGCACGGGCGGAGGAAACCCCTTCTCACGCCCTGCGCTCGGCGAGCGAGCTGGACTACCCGCCTCTGGCCCTGACCCTGCCTGACGGGACCGCGGACGGCTTCTCCGTGGACCTCCTCAAGGAGGTGTCCAAACAGGCGGGGTTCATGATCCGGTTCAAGACCGGGCCATGGGCAGCCATCAAGAAAGACCTGGCCGAGGGGAGGCTGGACGTCCTGCCCCTGGTCTCCTACTCCCCCGAACGCGACGCCGTATTCGACTTCTCCATCCCCTACCTCCAGATGCACGGAACCATATTCGTGCGCAAAGGGACCGACGACATCCACGGCGAGCACGACCTCCGCGACAAGGAGGTCCTGGTCATGCGCGGCGACACCGCCGAGGAATACGCCCTGAAAAACAATCTGGCCGGACGGCTCATCCGCACCAAGGACTACAGCGAGGCAATGTCCCTGCTCTCCCAGGGACATTACGACGCGGTCCTGGTTCAGCAGGTCGTGGGCTGGCAGATCATCAACAAGCTCGGCCTGAAGAACGTGGTCGACGTGCTTCCCCCACGGGAGCCGTCGCGCGCCCGGAGGGCCAGGGCATGA
- a CDS encoding ATP-binding protein: MTGFEQKFCLAVREGDKELLARLNEGLAIVFANGAYDRLHRKWFGPILPEPELTFPELARQSTIFLLPLGLVVALAGLIFLKLQVNRKTAHLSEEIEQRKRAEERVARNREWMHSLLDHLPLSIYLQNANHEIVFANEHFRKTHEGLGERPCHQILYGTPEPCRPCRIDAVLGSGTPLTWEMDTPDGRCLLVHDVPFRDVDGEPVVLAAAADISEMKRIEKALHASEELYRTLVKNMPDVLMRFDRECRHLYVSENVAEVAGIPSASFIGKTHRDLGFPEGHCAFWEKHIQQVYDTGEPTGVGFSFERNGGISHFDWRIFPEWDEDGRVDSVFTLARDITRERNLEKRFETLFQKMLDGFALHEIICDEDGNPVDYRFIKVNPAFERITGLDAEKVVGRTVREILPNVEDHWIETYGKVALTGEPANFEQFSASQRMYFQVSSFRPAPGQFACIFTDITDRVTAEQAMAEAKEQAEEASRAKSEFLANMSHEIRTPLNGIMGMLQLLRAGRLTQEQEEYASFGLEASRRLTRLLTDILDLSRIEANKLEIREEPVNLPDLLDGIRQMFAMTARSKGLDFTVNMEGLEPGPLLGDETRLQQVLINLTGNAIKYTESGKVTLEAALLPLRRGDLVHALFTVFDTGIGIPDDKIESIFEHFTQLQGGFTRRHQGAGLGLAISRRMVTLLGGTMSVDSEPGKGTTFHLCVPLRIKAPSEDGATTVRSETGSPALNILLAEDDKVNRMAVTGLLRRMGHAVRTVDNGEEAVAALREEPFDLVFMDVQMPKMDGVQAARAIRDGQAGPARRGTPIIAMTAYAMNGDRETFLQEGMTDYVAKPLEAQDLAEVILRNLPQ, translated from the coding sequence ATGACCGGCTTCGAGCAGAAGTTCTGCCTCGCCGTGCGCGAGGGCGACAAGGAGCTGCTCGCCCGGCTCAACGAAGGCTTGGCCATCGTCTTCGCCAACGGGGCCTACGACCGGCTGCACAGAAAATGGTTCGGCCCGATCCTGCCGGAGCCGGAGCTGACCTTCCCCGAGCTGGCGCGCCAGTCCACGATCTTTCTCCTGCCCCTGGGGTTGGTCGTTGCCCTGGCCGGGCTGATCTTCCTCAAGCTCCAGGTCAACCGCAAGACCGCCCACCTGTCCGAGGAGATCGAACAGCGCAAGAGGGCGGAGGAACGGGTGGCGCGCAACCGCGAATGGATGCACTCCCTGCTGGACCACCTGCCCCTGTCCATCTATCTGCAGAACGCGAACCATGAGATCGTCTTTGCCAACGAGCATTTCCGCAAGACCCATGAAGGACTCGGCGAACGGCCCTGCCACCAGATACTCTACGGTACCCCGGAACCGTGCAGGCCGTGCAGGATCGACGCCGTGCTCGGCTCCGGGACCCCGCTGACCTGGGAGATGGACACTCCCGACGGCCGCTGCCTGCTGGTCCACGACGTCCCGTTCAGGGACGTGGACGGCGAGCCGGTGGTCCTTGCCGCCGCTGCGGACATCTCCGAGATGAAGCGCATCGAGAAGGCCCTGCACGCCAGCGAAGAGCTCTACAGGACCCTGGTCAAGAACATGCCCGACGTGCTCATGCGTTTCGACCGCGAGTGCCGCCATCTCTACGTCTCCGAAAACGTGGCGGAGGTGGCGGGCATCCCGTCCGCGTCCTTCATCGGCAAGACCCACCGCGACCTGGGCTTCCCCGAGGGACACTGCGCCTTCTGGGAGAAGCACATCCAGCAGGTCTACGACACCGGCGAACCCACGGGGGTCGGCTTTTCCTTCGAGCGAAACGGCGGGATCTCCCATTTCGACTGGCGGATTTTTCCCGAGTGGGACGAGGACGGCCGTGTGGACAGCGTGTTCACCCTGGCCCGGGACATCACCCGCGAACGCAACCTGGAGAAGCGATTCGAGACCCTGTTCCAGAAGATGCTCGACGGGTTCGCCCTGCACGAGATCATCTGCGACGAGGACGGGAACCCGGTGGACTACCGGTTCATCAAGGTCAACCCGGCCTTCGAGCGGATCACCGGACTCGACGCCGAAAAGGTCGTGGGCCGGACCGTGCGCGAAATATTACCCAACGTGGAGGACCACTGGATCGAGACCTACGGCAAGGTGGCCCTGACCGGCGAACCGGCCAACTTCGAACAATTCTCCGCCTCCCAGCGCATGTATTTCCAGGTCAGCTCGTTCCGGCCCGCGCCGGGCCAGTTCGCCTGCATTTTCACGGACATAACCGACCGCGTCACGGCCGAACAGGCCATGGCCGAAGCCAAGGAACAGGCCGAGGAGGCAAGTCGCGCCAAATCGGAGTTCCTGGCCAACATGAGCCACGAGATCCGCACCCCGCTCAACGGCATCATGGGCATGCTCCAGCTGCTGCGCGCCGGCCGGCTGACCCAGGAGCAGGAGGAATACGCCTCCTTCGGCCTGGAGGCGAGCAGGCGGCTGACCCGGCTGCTGACCGACATTCTCGACCTCTCGCGCATCGAGGCCAACAAGTTGGAAATCCGCGAGGAACCGGTCAACCTGCCCGACCTCCTCGACGGCATCCGCCAGATGTTCGCCATGACCGCCCGCTCCAAGGGGTTGGACTTCACGGTCAACATGGAGGGCCTTGAACCCGGCCCGCTCCTGGGCGACGAGACGCGGCTGCAGCAGGTGCTCATCAACCTCACCGGCAACGCCATCAAGTACACCGAGTCCGGGAAGGTGACCCTGGAGGCCGCCTTGCTGCCGCTTCGGCGCGGAGACCTGGTTCACGCGCTGTTCACCGTGTTCGACACCGGCATCGGCATCCCCGACGACAAGATCGAATCCATTTTCGAGCATTTCACCCAGCTGCAGGGCGGGTTCACCCGCCGCCATCAGGGCGCCGGGCTGGGCCTGGCTATCTCCAGGCGGATGGTCACCCTGCTGGGCGGCACCATGTCCGTGGACAGCGAACCGGGGAAGGGCACCACCTTTCACCTGTGCGTCCCGCTGCGCATCAAAGCCCCGTCCGAGGACGGCGCCACCACGGTCCGGTCCGAAACGGGCAGCCCGGCCCTGAACATCCTCCTGGCCGAGGACGACAAGGTCAACAGGATGGCCGTCACCGGGCTGCTGCGGCGCATGGGGCATGCGGTGCGGACCGTGGACAATGGCGAGGAGGCCGTGGCCGCCCTGCGGGAGGAACCGTTCGACCTGGTGTTCATGGACGTCCAGATGCCGAAGATGGACGGAGTCCAGGCAGCCCGGGCCATCCGGGACGGCCAGGCGGGTCCTGCCCGGCGCGGCACCCCGATCATCGCCATGACCGCCTACGCCATGAACGGGGACCGCGAGACATTCCTTCAGGAGGGCATGACCGATTACGTCGCCAAACCGCTGGAAGCCCAGGACCTGGCCGAGGTCATCCTCCGCAATCTCCCGCAGTGA
- a CDS encoding sensor histidine kinase, protein MRKIIPGNRLSKEAIERQHDELRKRSPSEFFNSFPLPMAVLNPLRQIVFCNELFLRTAGMDDQDILGKRPGEAMRCIYAGDTEDGCGTTPHCRVCGALRAVIEAIDENRACERECQLLVQDEPGIKARDLRVNASPWVTPDGPFYIVTIADIEDQKRRQTLEHIFFHDILNTAGGAKGLTRMLLEAPEEDPREAAELLDSALFGLVEEIKKQKDLLLMEQGQFATSLSDIEGLAAVRRLAREFRAHPKSEGRTLRLAPDAAEVSLSTDPVLLRRTLVNMLLNAMEATPAGGTVTIGVRPDNGDALFWVHNKTVMDEPTRLQVFKRSFSTKGPGRGLGTYSIRMLTKNYLHGEVDFTSEEGEGTTFRIRLKAS, encoded by the coding sequence ATGCGCAAGATCATACCCGGAAATAGGCTGAGCAAGGAAGCGATCGAGCGGCAGCACGACGAGCTGCGCAAACGCTCACCCTCCGAGTTCTTCAACTCCTTTCCGCTGCCCATGGCGGTGCTCAACCCCCTGCGTCAGATCGTCTTCTGCAACGAACTGTTCCTGCGCACGGCGGGAATGGACGACCAGGACATCCTGGGCAAGCGGCCCGGCGAGGCCATGCGCTGTATCTACGCCGGCGACACCGAAGACGGCTGCGGCACCACGCCCCATTGCCGGGTGTGCGGCGCCCTTCGGGCCGTGATCGAGGCCATTGACGAAAACCGGGCCTGCGAGCGGGAATGCCAATTGCTGGTCCAAGACGAGCCGGGCATCAAGGCCCGGGACCTCCGGGTCAACGCCTCCCCCTGGGTCACCCCGGACGGCCCGTTCTACATCGTGACCATCGCCGACATCGAAGACCAGAAGCGCAGGCAGACCCTGGAGCACATCTTTTTCCACGACATCCTGAACACCGCCGGCGGGGCCAAGGGACTGACCCGGATGCTGTTGGAAGCCCCGGAGGAAGACCCGCGCGAAGCCGCCGAACTGCTCGATTCCGCCCTGTTCGGGTTGGTCGAGGAGATCAAAAAACAAAAGGACTTGCTGCTCATGGAACAGGGCCAGTTCGCCACGTCCCTGTCGGACATCGAGGGGCTGGCTGCTGTCAGGAGGCTGGCCCGCGAATTCAGGGCCCACCCCAAGAGCGAAGGCCGCACCCTTCGCCTGGCGCCGGATGCGGCCGAGGTCTCCCTCTCGACGGACCCGGTCCTGCTCCGGCGGACGCTGGTGAACATGCTCCTGAACGCCATGGAGGCCACCCCAGCGGGCGGCACGGTGACCATCGGCGTGCGCCCGGACAACGGCGACGCCCTGTTCTGGGTGCACAACAAGACGGTCATGGACGAACCGACCAGGCTCCAGGTGTTCAAGCGCTCCTTCTCCACCAAGGGACCGGGCCGGGGGCTTGGCACCTACTCCATCCGCATGCTGACCAAAAACTACCTCCACGGCGAGGTGGATTTCACCTCCGAGGAGGGCGAAGGCACCACCTTCCGGATACGCCTCAAGGCGAGCTGA
- a CDS encoding methyl-accepting chemotaxis protein: MINNLRLGIKLGAGFGLVLILTALVAVIGYRGMVSVADRVDKADDVNRLVRYILEARVQEKNYMLRKDDKILATHAEALKKLYEQVATTTEKLNQQANKDSMAEVVQSVKAYEKGFADYVALEKQKAEALSGMRGSSEEVMAETENLRFEQKAQFGELLAAGDTSRELLEDKLLKADEANRMIKWFLNNRIHVLSYMLDMTDESIAKSDENLDNILNLAAELRTRFKDTTNIEQLKAVEKAVHSYREDRDRFASSLVAQGKAGEVMLAAARKADELCRAVRASQKALMLGDIASANLTSGVVSAGALLLGLLAAVFLTRGITRPIAKGVSFAKEMSMGDFSKTLDIDQKDEIGVLASALNNMVVKLREVVAEVGSATDNVASGSEELSASSESLSQGATEQAAAIEEVSSSMEQMAANISQNAQNAEETDGLANKAARDAKESGEAVRQTVEAMNSIAEKISIIEEIARQTNLLALNAAIEAARAGEHGKGFAVVAAEVRKLAERSGEAASEISELSVNSVAVAEKAGTMLHALVPDIERTASLVQEIAAASNEQNAGAAQINQAISQLDTVIQQNASASEEMASTSEELSAQGQQLQSTMAFFNVGGPTTGVRQRKPAKVGSASRPRAALPQGGGQLGMNLSMAGDKEAEFERF; the protein is encoded by the coding sequence ATGATCAATAATTTGAGGTTGGGAATCAAACTGGGGGCGGGCTTCGGTTTGGTGCTGATCCTGACGGCTCTGGTGGCCGTCATCGGCTATCGCGGCATGGTCAGCGTGGCGGACCGCGTGGACAAGGCGGACGACGTGAACCGGTTGGTCCGGTACATCCTCGAGGCGCGGGTCCAGGAGAAGAACTACATGCTCCGCAAGGACGACAAGATTCTCGCTACCCACGCCGAGGCCTTGAAGAAGCTCTATGAGCAGGTGGCGACGACCACGGAAAAGCTCAATCAGCAGGCGAACAAGGACAGCATGGCCGAGGTGGTCCAGTCGGTGAAGGCCTATGAAAAGGGGTTCGCCGACTACGTGGCCCTGGAGAAGCAGAAGGCGGAGGCCCTGAGCGGCATGCGCGGCAGTTCCGAGGAGGTCATGGCCGAGACGGAGAACCTTCGCTTCGAGCAGAAGGCCCAGTTCGGCGAGCTCCTGGCCGCGGGCGATACCTCGCGCGAGTTGCTTGAGGACAAGCTGCTCAAGGCGGACGAGGCCAACCGGATGATCAAGTGGTTTCTCAACAACCGGATCCACGTCTTGTCGTACATGCTGGACATGACCGATGAGTCCATCGCCAAGAGCGACGAAAACCTGGACAACATCCTGAATCTGGCCGCAGAGCTGAGAACCAGGTTCAAGGATACCACGAATATCGAACAGCTGAAGGCGGTGGAAAAGGCCGTGCACAGCTATAGGGAGGACCGCGACAGGTTCGCGTCCAGTCTCGTTGCTCAGGGGAAGGCGGGCGAGGTCATGCTGGCCGCCGCGCGCAAGGCAGACGAACTCTGCCGCGCCGTGCGCGCCAGCCAGAAGGCGCTGATGCTCGGCGACATTGCATCCGCAAACCTTACCAGCGGGGTGGTCTCCGCCGGGGCCCTGCTCCTGGGGCTGTTGGCCGCCGTGTTCCTGACCCGGGGCATCACCCGGCCCATCGCCAAGGGCGTCAGCTTTGCCAAGGAGATGTCCATGGGCGACTTCTCAAAGACCCTGGATATCGATCAGAAGGACGAGATCGGCGTGCTGGCGTCGGCCCTGAACAACATGGTCGTGAAGCTGCGCGAGGTCGTGGCCGAGGTCGGCAGCGCCACGGACAACGTGGCCTCCGGCAGCGAAGAGCTGTCCGCTTCCTCCGAGTCCCTGTCCCAGGGCGCCACCGAGCAGGCCGCGGCCATCGAGGAGGTCTCCTCCTCCATGGAGCAGATGGCCGCCAACATCAGCCAGAACGCCCAGAACGCCGAGGAGACCGACGGCCTGGCCAACAAGGCCGCGCGCGACGCCAAGGAGTCGGGCGAGGCCGTGCGCCAGACCGTGGAGGCCATGAACAGCATCGCCGAGAAGATCTCGATCATCGAGGAGATCGCCCGCCAGACCAACCTGCTCGCGTTGAACGCCGCCATTGAGGCCGCTCGCGCGGGAGAGCACGGCAAGGGGTTCGCGGTGGTCGCCGCCGAGGTCCGCAAGCTGGCCGAGCGCAGCGGCGAGGCAGCCTCCGAGATCAGTGAGCTGTCCGTGAACAGCGTGGCCGTGGCCGAAAAGGCCGGGACCATGCTCCACGCCCTGGTCCCGGACATCGAGCGGACCGCTTCCCTGGTCCAGGAGATCGCGGCCGCGTCCAACGAGCAGAACGCCGGGGCGGCCCAGATCAATCAGGCCATCAGCCAGCTGGACACCGTCATCCAGCAGAACGCCTCCGCCTCGGAGGAGATGGCCTCCACCAGTGAGGAGCTGTCGGCCCAGGGCCAGCAGTTGCAGTCGACCATGGCCTTCTTCAACGTGGGCGGCCCGACCACAGGGGTCCGGCAGCGCAAGCCCGCCAAGGTCGGATCCGCGTCCAGGCCTCGTGCGGCCCTGCCGCAGGGCGGGGGGCAGCTCGGCATGAACCTGTCCATGGCCGGCGACAAGGAAGCGGAGTTCGAACGGTTCTGA
- a CDS encoding response regulator, whose product MITFGDYIRNKRLELLEGDKAYSLRQVSQRIGVEPSYLSKIERGLPVTLSEEKIVALAGELGIDADYLLALGGKISDDVQRIIKNRPELFARIVREMQRMPDAVIEEKTFFQSMAATLDRLHDLASIGAFRFPANGEAAFWTEQVPRILGLAPDTPPSLAAIGSGLAAESAERLLRVTGEHLSGYGAYRCEVRTLTNPPATLLVWGCAEDAGSGPVHLGIVQDVTHYAALRDQIRSARDELQLKVDEQHTEIATSIRKLNEEIRRRHLLEINLQVVNRKIARQAKEQKLFFRKHAFELRSLMTRLDPAGGGAQSDGGMKPAIDRILPKIDDLGDFLTDPEAIVPTLADTDVHRLLEDVRSAFAFDAEEAGLSLITAVSPSLPAMVRTDERRLRQMLTALMELFVANTEWGAVQLSACVSPGPEGRLVLSVSAPSAKVPVDETLFSADPGDGDDRLSLSGPVRMVAPLTRLLDGDLTVNHTPGAGGSVVLSLPFEEGSGQEPAAIPGDKVSRAALVVEDAPYNRLFARRAMERTGFEVAEAVSGAEAEARLRERRFDVILLDIQLPDIDGTELAKALRADRESPNRETPVIAVTAHADLSDQDEFLRAGIDGIVTKPYEMEDLVAEVARLLADRPQS is encoded by the coding sequence ATGATAACATTCGGCGACTACATACGGAACAAACGCCTCGAATTGTTGGAAGGGGACAAGGCCTATTCCCTGCGCCAGGTCAGCCAGCGCATCGGAGTGGAGCCGTCCTATCTGAGCAAGATTGAGCGCGGGCTGCCCGTGACCCTTTCCGAGGAGAAGATCGTGGCCCTTGCCGGGGAGCTCGGCATCGACGCGGACTATCTCCTGGCGCTGGGCGGCAAGATTTCCGACGACGTCCAGCGGATCATCAAGAACCGCCCCGAATTGTTCGCGCGGATCGTCCGCGAGATGCAGCGCATGCCCGACGCGGTCATCGAAGAGAAGACCTTTTTTCAATCCATGGCCGCCACCCTGGACCGGTTGCACGACCTGGCCTCCATCGGGGCGTTCCGCTTCCCGGCGAACGGCGAGGCCGCCTTCTGGACCGAACAGGTCCCGAGAATCCTTGGGCTGGCCCCCGACACGCCGCCCTCGCTGGCCGCCATCGGTTCCGGGCTTGCAGCGGAATCCGCCGAGCGGCTGCTCAGGGTGACCGGCGAACACCTCTCCGGCTACGGGGCGTACCGCTGCGAGGTCCGCACCCTGACGAACCCGCCCGCCACCCTCCTGGTCTGGGGGTGCGCAGAGGACGCTGGGTCCGGGCCGGTCCACCTGGGCATCGTCCAGGACGTGACCCACTACGCCGCCCTGCGCGACCAGATCCGCTCGGCCCGCGACGAGCTGCAGTTGAAGGTGGACGAACAGCACACCGAGATCGCGACCTCCATCCGCAAGCTCAACGAGGAGATCCGCCGCCGCCACCTGCTGGAAATCAACCTCCAGGTGGTCAACCGCAAGATCGCCCGCCAGGCCAAGGAGCAGAAGCTGTTCTTCAGGAAACACGCCTTCGAGCTGCGCTCGCTGATGACCCGCCTCGACCCGGCGGGGGGCGGCGCGCAAAGCGACGGCGGAATGAAGCCGGCCATCGACCGCATCCTGCCCAAAATCGACGACCTGGGCGACTTTCTGACCGACCCGGAAGCCATTGTCCCGACCCTGGCCGACACGGACGTGCACCGCCTCCTTGAGGACGTGCGGTCGGCCTTCGCCTTCGACGCCGAGGAGGCGGGCCTGAGCCTGATCACCGCCGTCTCCCCGTCCCTGCCCGCAATGGTGCGCACGGACGAACGGCGGCTGCGCCAGATGCTGACCGCCCTCATGGAGCTCTTCGTGGCGAACACCGAGTGGGGAGCGGTCCAGCTGTCCGCCTGCGTCTCACCCGGGCCCGAAGGCCGGCTCGTGCTGTCCGTGTCCGCCCCGTCGGCCAAGGTGCCGGTGGACGAAACCCTGTTCTCCGCCGATCCCGGCGACGGCGACGACCGCCTGTCCCTGTCCGGCCCGGTGCGCATGGTCGCTCCCCTGACCCGGCTGCTCGACGGAGACCTGACCGTGAACCACACCCCCGGGGCCGGGGGATCGGTGGTCCTCTCCCTGCCCTTCGAGGAAGGGTCCGGACAGGAACCGGCCGCCATCCCCGGCGACAAAGTGAGCCGCGCAGCGCTGGTCGTCGAGGACGCCCCCTACAACCGGCTCTTCGCCCGCCGGGCCATGGAGAGGACCGGATTCGAGGTGGCCGAGGCCGTGAGCGGGGCCGAGGCCGAAGCCCGGCTTCGGGAGCGGCGCTTCGACGTCATCCTCCTGGACATCCAGCTCCCGGACATCGACGGGACCGAGCTGGCCAAAGCACTGCGCGCCGACCGGGAATCCCCGAACCGCGAGACCCCGGTGATCGCGGTCACCGCCCACGCCGACCTCTCGGACCAGGATGAATTTCTGCGCGCCGGGATCGACGGGATAGTGACGAAACCCTACGAGATGGAAGACCTCGTCGCCGAGGTGGCCCGGCTCCTGGCCGACCGTCCGCAGTCCTGA